In Penicillium oxalicum strain HP7-1 chromosome VII, whole genome shotgun sequence, one DNA window encodes the following:
- a CDS encoding Sorting nexin-3, translating to MQSVPESRQQTFEEIYGPPENFLEIEVRNPQTHGTSRNMYTSYEIVCRTNIPAFKLKHSVVRRRYSDFEYFRDILERESTRVTIPPLPGKVFTNRFSDDVIEHRREGLQRFLQIVAGHPLLQTGSKVLASFIQDPNWDRNAW from the exons ATGCAGTCCGTCCCCGAGTCACGCCAGCAGACCTTTGAGGAAATCTACGGCCCACCAGAGAATTTCCTGGAAATTGAG GTGCGCAATCCTCAAACCCATGGAACTTCGCGAAACATGTACACCTCCTACGAGATTGTCTGCCGCACCAACATCCCCGCCTTCAAATTGAAGCACTCTGTTGTGCGCCGGCGATACTCTGATTTCGAGTACTTCCGCGATATTCTCGAGCGGGAGAGCACACGTGTGACCATTCCGCCGCTGCCGGGTAAAGTCTTCACCAACCGATTCAGCGACGACGTCATTGAGCATCGGCGAGAGGGGCTTCAGCGCTTCCTGCAGATCGTAGCGGGACACCCGCTCTTGCAGACAGGAAGCAAGGTGTTGGCCAGCTTCATACAGG ATCCGAACTGGGACCGCAATGCGTGGTAA
- a CDS encoding LEC14B protein: MASSGQSSQDQTDRVEETSIWHPAQEWPDEANDTTEPEYQPSQSRSGDDEWEDETDEEAHLTASESNEIDIDNVRFSNVQGNTIHINVGGIRVEFNTEDIEADENAGANDGIVVGEDGQTNPTVVSRSSILQLLATSGLGDFFCAQGWSLGPQQDIIGEDDEDEDVGFFNNHMMRRGGRRGRPKFEWPKVPSDKGTQLMNSGHFGTNPYYVDRIKKRKQAFASNLMWRELGIGSHGLRMRTDQSIFQVNDFCPDHASIAKADSENYMQNMLPGSQADKIIHYDSRSYSGQFSDDGNFFFCCEQDFKVRMYDTSNPYEWKYYKTVEYPFGQWTITDASLSPDNRFLVYSSIRSAAYLAPTDPEDDTYPNILDFSIAPGHTRQHVSESSRSRFGIWSLRFSGDGREIVAGTSDDSVIVFDLETRTPVLSLQDRHQHHVNAVCFGDTSSPHILYSGSDDTTLRVWDRRSMADGREAGVFMGHTEGLTYIDSKGDGRYVLSNSKDQTMKLWDLRKMMSASKADEINTYAYSTEFDYRFEEFPESHREAHPDDRSIVTFHGHRVLKTLIRCHFSPPGSTNSRYVYTGSSDGQVYVYNMDATLAGTIDVRSATMNSRPRGPETLANVWDMGGDSTWRTCVRDASWHPNVPMIAATSWNGWGLSTGTCTVHSWNDGADIDEGDPPIGRNFDHKLRALPRYNNYRANAPSEGAQQRTRRPLRSRPVARMYTDDSDEETSEW, translated from the exons ATGGCTTCATCCGGACAGTCATCGCAAGATCAGACCGATCGAGTCGAAGAGACTTCAATCTGGCATCCGGCCCAGGAATGGCCCGACGAGGCCAATGATACCACAGAGCCGGAGTACCAGCCCAGTCAATCACGGTCCGGCGACGATGAGTGGGAAGATGAGACGGATGAAGAGGCTCACTTAACGGCCTCGGAATCCAACGAGATCGATATTGATAACGTACGGTTCAGCAATGTTCAGGGAAATACAATACATATAAATGTTGGTGGCATCCGGGTCGAGTTTAATACGGAGGATATCGAAGCGGACGAGAACGCAGGCGCCAATGATGGAATTGTAGTCGGAGAAGATGGACAGACCAACCCCACAGTCG TTTCGAGATCTAGCATTCTCCAATTACTCGCCACGTCGGGTCTgggtgattttttttgtgccCAGGGCTGGTCACTAGGCCCGCAACAAGACATCATcggcgaagatgacgaggatgaagatgttgGTTTTTTCAATAACCATATGATGAGGAGGGGCGGGAGACGAGGCAGGCCGAAATTTGAATGGCCAAAGGTACCCAGTGACAAGGGCACGCAATTGATGAATTCTGGCCATTTTGGTACGAATCCCTATTACGTGGATCGGATCAAAAAGCGCAAACAGGCCTTTGCATCTAATCTCATGTGGCGGGAGCTGGGTATTGGCTCGCATGGATTACGCATGAGAACGGACCAGTCAATCTTTCAGGTGAATGACTTCTGCCCCGATCACGCTTCAATTGCAAAAGCTGATAGTGAAAACTACATGCAGAATATGTTGCCTGGATCTCAGGCAGATAAGATCATCCATTATGACTCACGGAGCTACTCTGGACAGTTTTCAGATGACGGaaacttcttcttctgctgtgAGCAGGACTTCAAAGTCCGGATGTACGATACCTCGAATCCGTACGAATGGAAATACTACAAGACGGTTGAATATCCATTTGGTCAGTGGACGATTACAGACGCCTCACTCAGTCCCGACAATCGGTTTCTGGTGTACAGCTCGATTCGAAGTGCCGCCTATTTAGCACCCACAGACCCAGAGGATGACACGTATCCGAATATTCTGGACTTCTCAATTGCGCCGGGCCATACCCGCCAGCATGTTTCCGAAAGCTCGCGATCACGCTTCGGT ATCTGGTCACTCCGATTTTCAGGAGACGGCCGCGAGATCGTCGCGGGCACCTCGGATGATTCAGTGATCGTTTTCGATTTGGAGACACGAACACCCGTGCTGAGTCTGCAAGATCGACACCAACATCATGTCAATGCGGTGTGTTTTGGAGACACCTCATCTCCGCACATTCTTTACTCTGGATCCGACGATACAACGCTGCGTGTGTGGGATCGCCGATCGATGGCCGATGGGCGCGAAGCCGGTGTCTTCATGGGTCATACCGAGGGACTCACATACATCGACAGCAAGGGCGATGGTCGCTACGTGCTCTCAAACAGCAAGGATCAAACCATGAAGCTTTGGGACCTGCGAAAGATGATGTCGGCCTCCAAGGCCGACGAGATTAACACATATGCATACTCGACTGAATTCGACTATCGCTTTGAAGAGTTTCCGGAGTCTCATCGGGAAGCGCATCCGGACGATCGATCGATAGTCACCTTTCACGGTCACAGGGTTCTCAAAACGCTCATCCGCTGTCATTTCTCTCCGCCGGGCAGCACCAACTCGCGCTATGTCTACACGGGCAGCTCGGATGGCCAGGTATATGTGTATAACATGGATGCCACCCTGGCCGGTACTATTGACGTCCGGTCAGCCACCATGAACTCGCGCCCGCGTGGGCCAGAGACCCTCGCCAACGTGTGGGACATGGGTGGAGACTCAACTTGGAGAACTTGTGTTCGCGATGCAAGTTGGCATCCCAATGTTCCAATGATAGCAG CGACTTCATGGAATGGATGGGGTCTGTCTACAGGAACTTGCACCGTCCACTCCTGGAATGACGGAGCCGATATTGACGAAGGTGATCCGCCGATCGGTCGGAATTTCGATCACAAATTGAGAGCGCTCCCTCGGTACAACAACTACCGGGCCAATGCTCCATCTGAAGGCGCGCAACAACGTACACGGCGACCTCTTCGCAGTCGGCCTGTAGCTCGGATGTACACCGacgactccgacgaggaaaCTAGTGAATGGTGA
- a CDS encoding putative transport protein Sec61 subunit gamma, with translation MSETFQELADIPKDFVREGTLFIRRCTKPDKREFIKISQAVGMGFLVMGAIGYFVKLIHIPVNQVLVGGA, from the exons ATGTCTGAGACTTTCCAAGAACTCGCTGATATTCCCAAGGACTTTGTCCGGGAGGGAACTCTCTTCATCCGCCGTTGCACTAAGC CCGACAAGCGCGAGTTCATCAAGATCAGCCAGGCCGTTGGTATGGGCTTCTTGGTCATG GGTGCCATTGGATACTTTGTCAAGTTGA TCCACATCCCCGTCAACCAGGTTCTGGTCGGTGGCGCATAA
- a CDS encoding Thioredoxin, which yields MSIEAISSPRPSPSLLFPARILSTPPQRANSHAPPHSKQEFLDKILNSDGLIVLDAWAPWCGPCRLIAPKIEEFSQEYPNVQFYKVDVEAVPDVAQEIGARAMPTFYFFKKGEKINEVIGANPGAVRSGIESLMAA from the exons ATGTCTATCGAAGCTATCAGCAG CCCACGTCCCTCTCCCAGTCTACTCTTCCCAGCACGAATACTTTCCACTCCTCCTCAACGCGCCAACTCACATGCCCCTCCACACAGCAAGCAGGAATTCCTCGACAAGATCCTCAATTCCGATGGCCTAATCGTACTCGATGCCTGGGCCCCATGGTGTGGACCCTGCCGCTTGATCGCCCCCAAGATCGAGGAATTCAGCCAGGAGTACCCCAACGTGCAATTCTACAAGGTTGACGTCGAAGCTGTTCCCGACGTCGCACAGGAGATTGGGGCTCGCGCCATGCCCACCTTTTACTTTTTcaaaaagggagagaaaatcaaCGAAGTCATTGGTGCCAATCCTGGTGCGGTCCGGAGTGGCATTGAGTCTCTGATGGCCGCGTAG
- a CDS encoding 60S ribosomal protein L21-A — MPHSYGLRAGTRYAFSRNFKEHGMIRLSTYMKTYRVGDIVDLKVNGAVQKGMPHKVYHGKTGVVYNVTKSSVGVLLYKRVNNRYLEKRINVRIEHVQHSRSREEFINRVKENALKKREAKEKGVHVHLKRQAVGPREGHFVSAAGNAPETVVPIPYDTHI; from the exons ATGCCTCACTCGTACGGTCTGCGCGCCGGCACTCGG TATGCCTTCAGCCGCAACTTCAAGGAACATGGCATGATCCGCCTGTCCACTTACATGAAGACCTACCG TGTCGGTGATATCGTCGACCTGAAGGTTAACGGTGCCGTCCAGAAGGG TATGCCCCACAAGGTCTACCACGGTAAGACCGGTGTCGTCTACAACGTGACCAAGTCCTCCGTCGGCGTGCTCCTGTACAAGCGTGTCAACAACCGCTACCTCGAGAAGCGCATCAACGTCCGCATTGAGCACGTCCAGCACTCCCGCTCCCGTGAGGAGTTCATCAACCGTGTCAAGGAGAACGCCCTCAAGAAGCgcgaggccaaggagaagggTGTGCACGTCCACCTGAAGCGCCAGGCTGTTGGTCCTCGTGAGGGCCACTTCGTCTCCGCTGCCGGCAACGCCCCCGAGACCGTTGTCCCCATCCCCTACGACACCCACATCTAA
- a CDS encoding 40S ribosomal protein S9 produces MAPAPRVYSKTYKVPRRPFESARLDSELKIVGEYGLRNKREVWRVQLTLSKIRRAARELLTLDEKDPKRLFEGNALIRRLVRIGVLDESRMKLDYVLALKVEDFLERRLQTCVYKLGLAKSIHHARVLIKQRHIRVGKQIVNVPSFMVRLDSQKHIDFSLTSPFGGGRPGRVRRKKAAAAAGGDGDAEEEDEE; encoded by the exons ATGGCTCCCGCTCC CCGTGTCTACTCCAAGACCTACAAGGTCCCCCGTCGTCCTTTCGAGTCCGCTCGTCT TGACTCGGAATTGAAGATTGTCGGCGAGTACGGTCTGCGCAACAAGCGTGAGGTGTGGCGTGTCCAGCTCACCCTCTCCAAGATTCGTCGTGCTGCTCG TGAGCTCCTTACTCTCGATGAGAAGGACCCCAAGCGCCTGTTCGAGGGTAACGCCCTGATTCGCCGTCTTGTGCGCATCGGTGTCCTCGACGAGTCCCGCATGAAGCTCGATTACGTCCTTGCCCTGAAGGTTGAGGACTTCTTGGAGCGCCGTCTCCAGACTTGCGTCTACAAGCTTGGCCTCGCCAAGTCTATCCACCACGCCCGTGTCCTGATCAAGCAGCGCCACATCCGCGTCGGCAAGCAGATCGTCAACGTCCCCTCGTTCATGGTCCGCCTCGACTCCCAGAAGCACATCGACTTCTCCCTCACCTCGCCCTTCGGTGGCGGCCGCCCCGGCCGTGTTCGCcgcaagaaggccgccgccgctgccggtGGTGACGgtgacgccgaggaggaggatgaggagtaA